A window from Fundulus heteroclitus isolate FHET01 unplaced genomic scaffold, MU-UCD_Fhet_4.1 scaffold_52, whole genome shotgun sequence encodes these proteins:
- the LOC105938532 gene encoding MANSC domain-containing protein 4, whose product MNATRGLLTVLSLVCHTESMCSPTSYYKNCWIRRFPGIFIDIEESLRRGAQLLRSYPEETALKCSRSCCLARNFSCNLAIFHFDVTQESVNCVHLHCPTLESCILSHRENVVLYNITKGVDPDLLVFGKHFTSNVRVLPHHYSRVNASDPLPSDKRQFIHPPPHPVRPPTSAPSVKPRHPTTEADTTTAQRSVPQPTTASPTKTTVCCTEQTSPSSEKHARTTIRTTAGTSAEPSITTSNLVTSATSVDPETPPGSLTTAKPFTPVPVHRSTTAVHKLPSSSSTTPTRDTESNTTLDGTAGRNHTAGGGDEGQEVGEGDAVDDPGGHVPPGWHVAAHTLLVAVAICVTLLLSCCCSVLLVVSWRAQRKRIGRYRTSWRGKRGSMRLIKYVLVKENC is encoded by the exons ATGAATGCCACACGGGGTCTTCTGACCGTTTTGAGTCTGGTGTGCCACACTGAATCGATGTGCTCACCAACCTCCTACTACAAGAACTGCTGGATCCGACGCTTCCCGGGGATCTTTATCGATATCGAGGAGTCCCTGAGAAGAGGAGCGCAGCTCCTCAGGTCCTACCCAGAGGAGACGGCGCTGAAATGCAGCCGCAGCTGCTGCCTCGCCAGAAACT TTTCCTGTAATCTGGCCATATTTCACTTTGATGTCACACAAGAGAGCGTGAACTGCGTCCACCTCCACTGTCCAACGCTGGAGAGCTGCATCCTGAGTCACAGGGAGAACGTTGTCCTCTACAACATTACAAAGG GTGTGGATCCTGATCTCTTAGTGTTTGGAAAACACTTCACCTCCAACGTCCGTGTGCTGCCCCACCACTACAGCAGAGTGAACGCCTCAGATCCTCTGCCCTCAGACAAGCGACAGTTCATCCATCCGCCTCCTCATCCTGTGCGACCTCCCACCTCTGCACCCTCCGTGAAACCTCGGCATCCCACGACGGAAGCAGACACCACCACAGCACAGCGGAGCGTCCCTCAGCCCACAACCGCCTCTCCAACCAAAACCACAGTTTGTTGCACCGAACAAACCTCCCCATCCTCGGAAAAGCATGCGCGTACAACAATCCGGACGACTGCTGGAACATCTGCCGAGCCTAGCATCACCACGTCGAATTTGGTCACCAGCGCAACCTCCGTCGACCCGGAGACACCTCCAGGGTCATTGACAACTGCGAAACCCTTCACACCCGTTCCTGTCCATCGTTCAACCACCGCCGTCCACAAGCTGCCCAGCAGCTCTTCAACAACTCCAACGAGGGACACAGAGAGCAACACCACCCTGGATGGCACCGCTGGGCGAAACCACACTGCAGGCGGCGGTGATGAAGGTCAGGAAGTTGGCGAGGGGGACGCTGTAGATGACCCAGGCGGCCACGTGCCACCTGGGTGGCACGTGGCCGCCCACACCTTACTGGTTGCTGTGGCCATCTGTGTCACCCTCCTGCTGAGCTGCTGTTGCTCCGTTCTGCTGGTGGTGAGCTGGAGGGCCCAGAGGAAGAGGATAGGCCGTTATCGCACCTCGTGGAGAGGAAAACGAGGCTCCATGCGTCTGATTAAATATGTGCTGGTTAAGGAGAACTGCTGA